AGAACAAGTTTGCACAGTACCAAAACGAGATAACTGTTGAGCAGGTTCTCAAGTCAAAATACATAGCAACGCCGCTTAAAGTGCTTGACTGCTCCCCTATTACAGATGGGGCGGCGGCTGCTGTATTGATGCCCCTTGAACTTGCGCAAAGCTACACAGACAAACCGGTTGAAATTTTGGCTTCGGCCCAGGCATCCGACTCAATTGCGCTTCATGACAGGAAAAGCCTCGTGAAAATCGAGGCAACTGAAATTGCCGCCAAAAAGGCGTTTTTGCAGGCAAAAATGAAACCAAAGGACATTGATTTGGCCGAAGTGCATGACTGCTTTACAATTGCCGAAATCATGGCAATAGAGGACCTTGGTTTTTTCAAAAAAGGAGAAGGCGGGAAGGCGTCAGAGGAAGGCAGGACTGCCCTTAATTCCGAGATTTCAATTAACACGTCTGGCGGGCTCAAAGGCTGCGGGCACCCTGTCGGCGCAACTGGCGTAAAGCAGATAGCTGAGGCAGTCTGGCAGCTAAAAGGCACTGCAGAAGGCAGGCAGGTAAAAGATGCGCATGTGGCACTTACTCATAATGTTGGTGGCAGCGGGGCTACTGCAGTTGTGCACATTATGAAGAGGGATTAAGCGCAAA
The DNA window shown above is from Candidatus Parvarchaeota archaeon and carries:
- a CDS encoding thiolase domain-containing protein, which codes for TMAAGRLIGQEHIGALIADFMGLNPIPATRVEAACASGGVAFRQGYTAVASGIHDIVVAGGVEKMTEVPTNEVSTALGGAGDQEWELFMGATFPALYAFMARRHMLEYGTTEKQLATVAVKNHKNSSKNKFAQYQNEITVEQVLKSKYIATPLKVLDCSPITDGAAAAVLMPLELAQSYTDKPVEILASAQASDSIALHDRKSLVKIEATEIAAKKAFLQAKMKPKDIDLAEVHDCFTIAEIMAIEDLGFFKKGEGGKASEEGRTALNSEISINTSGGLKGCGHPVGATGVKQIAEAVWQLKGTAEGRQVKDAHVALTHNVGGSGATAVVHIMKRD